The genomic region CAGTGTGATGGCGTAAGCAAGACTCTCTACAGTTCTCCTGTGAAGCAACGGATGGTTAAGGTAGGAGAGGTCGTACTGAACACCATGTTTACCAATAAACGGTCGGAGGGGGTCTGAGGTATCGATTCCACCGTGGAGCGACTTCAGGGGGGGGTATTGTTTATCTTTACGCGAGGTACCACTGTCTTTCATAGATAACCCCCATGACGCCTTTGTGCGTGGAGAACAGAATCCGCGCAACCATTAAGCGTGCGACTGCATGGGAGTCAGCTATCCATCTAATAGCCTAATATCAAGAATTCAGCAGTCAGTCAATCACGCACGTATCGCACGTGTTAAGCTAAACTCCTCCCGAAAGCGACCGTCGCCACCACGATCTTGATGTCGTCCTTGAGGAAGGCCTCCTGGACCCGGTGCCGCTCCTTGTCGGGGAGCCCTGCGTGATAGGCCGCCGCCTTGATCCCGGCTGCGCAAAGCTTTTTCGCCACCTCCTCCACCCGCTTGCGCGACAGGGCGTACACTATCCCCGCCTCGTCCTTGCGGCTGGACAAAAAACCGGTGAGCTGGCTGAAGGGCTTGTTCTTGTCGACGACGCTGTAGCGGATGTTGGGGCGATCGAACCCGGCGCAGTAGCAGGTAGCCCGTTCCAGCCCGAGCCGGGAGAGGATGTCCCCCCTGGTCTGCGCATCGGCCGTCGCGGTAAGCGCGATCATCGGTATCTCGGGGAATATCTCGCGCAGGACGCCGAGCTGGGCGTATTCAGGGCGGAAGTCGTGTCCCCACTGCGAGACACAGTGCGCCTCGTCGATGGCGAACAGGGAGATGGAGAGCGGCTTGATCCTTTCCAGGAAGCCGTCGTTCAGGAGCCGCTCGGGCGCGACGTAGAGGAGCTTCAACTCCCCCGCGTGCAGTTGCGCCAGCACCCGGCGCGCCTCCGCTTCGCCCAGCGCGGAGTTGTAGCACGCGGCGGGGATGCCGTTCTCGCGCAGGGCGTCGACCTGGTCCTTCATCAGCGAGATGAGAGGGGAGACCACCAGGGCCGTGCCGGGAAAGCAGAGGGCCGGCACCTGGTAGCAGAGCGACTTCCCGCCGCCGGTGGGCATGAGAACGAAGGCGTCTCTGCCGGAGAGAACCGTTTCCACGATCTCCTGCTGCGGCGGACGGAACGACTTGAAGCCGAACACATCGTTGAGAATCTGTATGGGGGATGCAGGCATGACTGGCCTTTATTCCTTGAGGGGATAACGTCGCAAGCGGGGCGTCAACGCGGTAGATTATACCGCATCGGCCGTCGGCGCCAGCGTTTCCGGCCGGAGGTGGGCGAGGAAGCTTCTTGTCAGTGGCGCGCCGTTGAGCGGGTCCGAGAGCCCCGGACGCAGCAGGTCTTCATAGCTGTCCACGTCATACCAGGAGGGAAGCAGCGCACAGGAAAGCCCCGACGCCTGAGCCTGCTTCAGGCTTACCTCAAGCACCCTCTCAGTCGACCAGGGTATCTCCTCGAAGATCCTCCCATGCCCTCCCCGCACCGCGACCAGGTAATAACCACCGTCAGAGGCGGGGCCGAATACAATGTCGCTTCCCTCCTCCAGCTGGGCAAAGGCCTCCTCCAGGTAAGCAAGCGGCAGGTCGGGGGCGTCGGAGCCGATGACCACGCGGGAGTCGTATCCCAGTTCAGCCAGCTGATCGAAGGCCTGCTCCAGCCTCGTTCCCAGTCCCCCCTCATGCTGCCGGATCAGCGTGACGCCGGGAACGGCCTCAAGGAAGAAGTCCGGTTTTCCATCGTAGAAGAGGACGGTCTCGGCGTTCAAGGCCTGAACGCGTGCGATGGTGTCGAGCAGCATGCAGCGGTAGAGTTCGGCCCCCTGCCGGAGCGACAGGGGGGGAGAGAGCCGGGTCTTGACCAGACCCGGGAGTGGTGTTTTGGCGAAAATGGCGAGCGCGCGTTTCATTAGAGGGCTTGGCCTTAGAGGAGATAAATGAGTAGAAAAGTTTAGAGTTGTCCACAATTTTGGCGGTTATCAACAAAGTTATCCACAGTCAATCGGCTGACTGTGACAACTTTATGACTCTTTGCTTCTCTCGATTGCGGCGTAAGCGGAGTGCTTATGGATGGACTCGAAGTTTTCGGCCTCAACGGAAAACCAAGTGACATTCTGCATACTTAACAGTCTCACCGTGGCCTCGCGAACCATGTCTTCGACAAAGCGCGGGTTCTCGTAAGCGCGCTCGGTGACGAATTTCTCGTCTTCGCGTTTTAGCAGAGAGTACACAGGGGAGGAACCGCACTCCTCGATGATGTCGATGAGGTCTTCGATCCAGATGAATTCGCTGTAGCGGACCTGGACCGTCATGATTGAGCGCTGATTGTGGGCGCCGTAGCTGGAGAGTTCCTTGCTGCAGGGGCAAAGGGAGGTGACCGGCACCTTGATCCCCAGCACGAAATCGAAGCGGTCCGAAAGCGAGGCGCTGAAGGTGCAGGTGTACTCCATCAGGCTCTTAGCCCTCGACACCGGTGCGGTTTTCTCAACGAAGTATGGGAACTCCATCTCGAGGTGCGCGTTGGACGCCCCCAGTTTCTCCTTCATGGTGGAGAGGATTAGTTCCAGTTTGTCGAGCGCGATCTCTTCGCGGTATTCGTTGAGGATCTCCACGAACCGGCTCATGTGGGTCCCCTTGAAGTGGTGAGGGAGGTCCACGTACATGTTGATGCGGGCGATCGTGTTCTGGAAGGACTTGTTCTTGTCCATCACCACGATGGGATAGGAGATGTCCTTTACCCCCACCTTTCCGATCGGGATGTTCCTGGTGTCGCGGGTGAGTTGCACGTCGCTCAGGGCAGGCTTCTTCAGATATTCTTTGATCATTTGTTATCCTCGGTTGTTACGCCCTCCCTTGGGAAGTGGGAGGGGTGAGGTCGGCGCTGCTAAAACTTCTGGTACCGCACCGGGTCGGTCATCCCCGCTTCGGCAAACCCCTTCAACCGCAAGCGGCAGGAATCGCAGCGCCCGCAGGCGGCGCCATCTTCGGCCGGGTCGTAGCAGGAGTGGGTCCTGGAGTAGTCGACACCCAATGAGAGCCCCTTCTGGATGATCTCCGCCTTGGTCAGGCTGATCAGCGGGGTATGGATCTTCAACCTTCTTCCCTCGACCCCGGCCTTGGTGGCAAGGTTCGCCATGGTCTCATAGGCCGCGATGAATTCGGGCCTGCAGTCGGGGTAGCCCGAGTAGTCGAGCGCGTTGACACCGATGAAGATGTCGAAGCAGTCGAGGGTCTCCGCCCACCCCAGCGCGAAGGAAAGAAAGATCGTGTTGCGCGCCGGGACGTAGGTCACCGGGATCTCCTCACCGACCCCTTCCTTCGGAACCTCGATATCGGAGGTGAGGGCGCTCCCCCCCATCTTTCTCAGGTCGAACTCGACCAGCAGGTGATCCACGGCCCCCATCGGGCGCGCGTTGCGCTTCGCCACCTCCAGTTCCTGCTGGTGCCGCTGGCCGTAGCTGAAGCTGAGGGCGTAGGGTGCGAAACCCTGTTCCTTGGCTATCGCGAGACAGGTGGTCGAATCGAGACCGCCGCTGTAAAGGATTACCGCCTTTTTCTGCATTTTTTCACCTCGTTGAAGGTTGAGGTCCCCAGTTGGCGGCTCTGCGTCCCCTGGATTGCCCCCTGCTTACCTCTTTTTGAACTTTTACAAAAGCAAAGGGCCGCGCCGATGATCCGGTGCGGCCCTGGATGCTTACTCTACGAAGCTTTTCAGCTTCTTAGCCCGGCTGGGATGGCGCAGCTTCCTGAGCGCCTTCGCCTCGATCTGCCGGATCCTTTCACGGGTAACCTCGAAGTCCTGGCCCACCTCCTCGAGGGTGTGGTCGCTCTTC from Citrifermentans bremense harbors:
- a CDS encoding TIGR04282 family arsenosugar biosynthesis glycosyltransferase, giving the protein MKRALAIFAKTPLPGLVKTRLSPPLSLRQGAELYRCMLLDTIARVQALNAETVLFYDGKPDFFLEAVPGVTLIRQHEGGLGTRLEQAFDQLAELGYDSRVVIGSDAPDLPLAYLEEAFAQLEEGSDIVFGPASDGGYYLVAVRGGHGRIFEEIPWSTERVLEVSLKQAQASGLSCALLPSWYDVDSYEDLLRPGLSDPLNGAPLTRSFLAHLRPETLAPTADAV
- the folE2 gene encoding GTP cyclohydrolase FolE2, yielding MIKEYLKKPALSDVQLTRDTRNIPIGKVGVKDISYPIVVMDKNKSFQNTIARINMYVDLPHHFKGTHMSRFVEILNEYREEIALDKLELILSTMKEKLGASNAHLEMEFPYFVEKTAPVSRAKSLMEYTCTFSASLSDRFDFVLGIKVPVTSLCPCSKELSSYGAHNQRSIMTVQVRYSEFIWIEDLIDIIEECGSSPVYSLLKREDEKFVTERAYENPRFVEDMVREATVRLLSMQNVTWFSVEAENFESIHKHSAYAAIERSKES
- the queC gene encoding 7-cyano-7-deazaguanine synthase QueC encodes the protein MQKKAVILYSGGLDSTTCLAIAKEQGFAPYALSFSYGQRHQQELEVAKRNARPMGAVDHLLVEFDLRKMGGSALTSDIEVPKEGVGEEIPVTYVPARNTIFLSFALGWAETLDCFDIFIGVNALDYSGYPDCRPEFIAAYETMANLATKAGVEGRRLKIHTPLISLTKAEIIQKGLSLGVDYSRTHSCYDPAEDGAACGRCDSCRLRLKGFAEAGMTDPVRYQKF